One Helicobacter anatolicus genomic region harbors:
- a CDS encoding peptidoglycan D,D-transpeptidase FtsI family protein: protein MDGKSKQVIKVFLVFLVFCLAALFLSFLMMEKILNPSRTPFWKTKKIEAAARGSIYSNDDFNLASSQILYKVSVNTFSISPEKRELFVNLFSIYSGIDAQEIVAKLKQKGYIVLSYNIPANIATNLKQLGSKLLAYDVFREYQDSSGRIVQKMGIDVEVSGINRSYAYVDVLEPILGYTQKREYKGMTIPDGIKGLEKYYNEELFPRQNGIESGVKDIRSNIIRNKAAILKDRIDGSDIYLHINLSFQRRVEVVLDSFYEKYQVDEIVAGVMDPQTGAILALASTNRFDPKNIISHSALNAAVTEKPFEPGSTIKPIVFSILLDKKLINPLESIDLNKGYYQLGKYTIKDDTFPAKNSVTQDVLIRSSNVGMVKLAKKLSGQEFYDGFKRFGISEFSGIDLPYERNGIIPSAKKLSGEIYKASASYGYGLTTTFIQLLRAYGVFCNDGVLVTPHLVKKVVSPTGEIYRPQFKQQQAISAPTARKMQEILIKTVEEGTGRKARVDGLVIGGKTGTARIVKKGGGYDNLYNGSFFGFVKGGGKTYVIGIVAFGTHGKEDYYGSQTAAPVFKEIVQVMQKQNFLQGSK from the coding sequence ATGGATGGAAAAAGCAAACAGGTTATTAAAGTCTTTTTAGTCTTTTTAGTCTTTTGTCTTGCTGCGTTATTTTTATCTTTTTTGATGATGGAAAAGATTCTTAATCCTAGTCGTACTCCATTTTGGAAGACTAAAAAAATTGAAGCAGCTGCTCGTGGATCTATTTATAGCAATGATGATTTTAATCTTGCATCTAGTCAGATTCTCTACAAAGTAAGTGTTAATACTTTTTCTATTAGTCCTGAAAAAAGAGAACTTTTTGTTAATCTTTTTTCAATTTATAGCGGAATTGACGCTCAAGAAATTGTAGCAAAGCTTAAGCAAAAAGGTTATATTGTTTTGTCTTATAATATTCCAGCAAATATTGCTACAAATTTAAAGCAGTTGGGAAGTAAGCTTTTAGCTTATGATGTTTTTAGGGAATATCAAGATAGTAGCGGTAGAATTGTACAAAAAATGGGTATTGATGTAGAAGTAAGTGGAATCAATAGAAGTTATGCTTATGTGGATGTTTTAGAGCCTATATTGGGGTATACGCAAAAAAGAGAATATAAAGGCATGACAATACCAGATGGAATCAAGGGGCTTGAAAAATATTATAATGAAGAGCTTTTTCCTCGTCAAAATGGTATAGAGAGCGGAGTAAAAGATATTCGTTCAAATATTATTCGAAATAAAGCTGCAATTTTGAAAGATCGAATTGATGGATCAGATATTTATTTACATATTAATTTGAGTTTTCAAAGAAGAGTGGAAGTCGTGCTTGATAGTTTTTATGAAAAATACCAAGTAGATGAGATTGTAGCAGGTGTGATGGACCCACAAACTGGTGCAATTTTGGCACTTGCAAGCACTAATCGTTTTGATCCTAAAAATATTATTTCACATAGTGCTCTAAATGCAGCAGTTACTGAAAAACCTTTTGAGCCCGGAAGTACGATAAAGCCTATTGTTTTTTCAATTTTATTGGACAAGAAGTTAATCAACCCTTTAGAGTCTATTGATTTGAATAAGGGATATTATCAATTAGGAAAATATACAATTAAAGATGATACTTTTCCTGCAAAGAATTCAGTTACACAAGACGTATTGATACGATCTAGTAATGTGGGCATGGTGAAATTGGCCAAAAAACTTTCAGGACAAGAATTTTATGATGGATTTAAAAGATTTGGAATTTCAGAATTTAGTGGGATAGATTTACCCTATGAGCGCAATGGAATTATTCCTAGTGCCAAAAAACTTTCAGGTGAAATTTATAAGGCTAGTGCATCTTATGGTTATGGATTAACTACTACTTTTATACAACTTTTGCGTGCTTATGGGGTGTTTTGTAATGATGGCGTTTTGGTTACTCCTCATTTAGTAAAAAAAGTTGTTAGCCCTACAGGAGAGATCTATAGACCACAATTTAAGCAACAGCAAGCTATATCTGCGCCTACAGCAAGAAAGATGCAAGAAATACTTATTAAAACCGTAGAAGAGGGAACGGGAAGAAAAGCGAGGGTAGATGGATTAGTAATAGGAGGGAAGACAGGGACTGCAAGAATTGTAAAAAAAGGTGGTGGTTATGATAATCTTTACAATGGCTCATTTTTTGGTTTTGTAAAAGGTGGTGGAAAGACTTATGTAATTGGTATTGTAGCATTTGGGACGCATGGTAAGGAAGATTATTATGGAAGCCAGACCGCGGCTCCTGTTTTTAAAGAAATTGTACAAGTGATGCAAAAACAAAATTTTTTACAAGGAAGTAAATGA
- the fliE gene encoding flagellar hook-basal body complex protein FliE: MEKLDTKNFLKIDSIEQNKNISNTSNTAKINGGDFSKLLKKSIDELNQAQESSDKALVDMATGQVKDLHQAAIAIGKAETSMKLMLEVRNKAISAYKEILRTQI, encoded by the coding sequence ATGGAAAAATTAGATACAAAAAATTTTCTTAAAATAGACTCAATAGAACAAAATAAAAATATTTCCAACACTAGCAATACTGCAAAAATCAATGGTGGTGATTTTTCTAAGCTTTTAAAAAAATCTATTGATGAGCTTAATCAGGCACAAGAAAGTTCCGATAAGGCTTTAGTGGATATGGCAACTGGTCAAGTAAAAGATTTACATCAAGCAGCTATCGCTATTGGCAAGGCAGAAACTAGCATGAAGCTAATGTTAGAGGTGAGAAATAAGGCGATTAGTGCTTATAAAGAGATTTTAAGAACACAAATCTAA
- the flgC gene encoding flagellar basal body rod protein FlgC, with translation MSFLSSFDISGYGLSAQRFRTNIISSNIANANTTRTDEGGPYRRQEVVFRAFDFNKVLNERIAKNNNLAYEDPLDEGEFGKLPKPAIMGVYVDKIVRDDREPLMKYDPSHPDANAEGYVAYPNVNPVVEMADLVEATRAYQANVAAFQSVKNMANNAITMLQA, from the coding sequence ATGTCTTTTTTATCGAGTTTTGATATTAGTGGATATGGGTTATCTGCACAGCGTTTTAGAACAAATATCATTTCTAGTAATATTGCAAATGCCAATACAACAAGGACTGATGAGGGAGGACCTTATCGAAGACAAGAGGTTGTTTTCAGGGCATTTGATTTTAATAAGGTTTTGAACGAGAGAATTGCAAAAAATAATAATTTGGCATACGAAGACCCTCTTGATGAAGGAGAGTTTGGAAAATTACCAAAACCTGCTATAATGGGAGTGTATGTTGATAAGATTGTACGGGATGATAGAGAACCATTAATGAAATATGATCCTAGTCATCCAGATGCGAATGCCGAGGGATATGTAGCTTATCCTAATGTAAATCCTGTCGTAGAGATGGCAGATTTGGTAGAAGCAACACGTGCCTATCAAGCAAATGTGGCAGCATTCCAGAGTGTAAAAAATATGGCAAATAATGCCATTACAATGCTACAAGCATAA
- the flgB gene encoding flagellar basal body rod protein FlgB, which translates to MKVNMMFETSKAHPLVYEALDYRSLRQDMIASNIANVDTPYYRPRDIDFEHYLARESARIFDNQASLQLEMAQTSRNHLSGLIENNQEDGMPTNFFRDGHLARNDGNSVDLDVETSEMGKNSIMYQALTTALKKHKGIFAYAVDSGKNL; encoded by the coding sequence ATGAAAGTGAATATGATGTTTGAAACTTCAAAAGCACATCCGCTTGTGTATGAAGCATTGGATTATCGCTCATTAAGACAAGATATGATTGCAAGTAATATTGCAAATGTGGATACACCTTATTATCGTCCAAGAGATATTGATTTTGAACATTATCTCGCAAGGGAAAGTGCGAGAATTTTTGATAATCAAGCATCTTTGCAACTTGAAATGGCACAAACTTCTAGGAATCATTTGTCGGGATTGATAGAAAATAATCAAGAAGATGGTATGCCAACAAATTTTTTCCGAGATGGACACTTGGCTCGCAATGATGGAAATAGCGTTGATTTAGATGTTGAGACTAGCGAAATGGGAAAAAATAGTATTATGTATCAAGCATTGACTACGGCATTAAAAAAGCATAAGGGGATTTTCGCTTATGCAGTAGATTCTGGAAAAAATTTATAA
- a CDS encoding FtsW/RodA/SpoVE family cell cycle protein codes for MADTKLFLYTVALITIGTVMSYSLSTYPTIYHGYGEFRFLGIETIVAIIGIFLMYGLSYLNMDKAFERVGFSIFFFFSMLSILLLLLPDSIAPAIGGAKRWIKLPILPISIAPVEFFKIGFIFFLSWSFSRKINKQDSIIEQLKKLIPYIFIFGAVVFIFAFRQNDFGQTVVLGLILVVLFAMSGGRLRLIFGFLGIGLIGISLLIASYPHRLGRILLWWGSFQDTILAYLPNILANLIRIENVPEPYQIHNAGYAIYNGGFFGQGVGEGILKLGFLSDVHTDMVLAGLSEELGFLGFLICLILFILILLHILRIANRMEEKRHFLFCIGICLLLGIAFFTNALGVTGAIPLKGIAVPFLTYGGSSMLANCVAIGLVLALSKKAKNF; via the coding sequence ATGGCAGATACCAAACTTTTTTTATATACAGTAGCCCTCATTACTATTGGAACAGTTATGAGCTATTCGCTCTCTACATATCCGACAATTTATCATGGTTATGGAGAATTTCGCTTCTTGGGTATAGAAACAATCGTGGCAATTATTGGGATTTTTCTCATGTATGGCCTTTCCTATCTTAATATGGACAAAGCATTTGAACGCGTAGGTTTTAGTATTTTCTTCTTTTTTTCTATGCTTAGCATATTGCTTTTACTCCTTCCTGATTCTATCGCCCCTGCAATAGGTGGTGCAAAAAGATGGATAAAACTCCCTATTTTACCTATTTCCATTGCTCCTGTAGAGTTTTTTAAAATTGGTTTTATTTTTTTCTTATCTTGGAGTTTCTCAAGAAAAATTAATAAGCAGGATAGCATAATTGAACAGCTAAAAAAACTTATCCCTTATATTTTTATCTTTGGAGCTGTAGTTTTTATCTTTGCTTTCCGCCAAAATGATTTTGGACAAACCGTTGTACTAGGACTTATTCTTGTAGTGTTATTTGCAATGTCTGGTGGAAGGTTGCGTCTTATTTTTGGATTTTTGGGAATTGGTTTAATTGGCATATCCCTCCTAATAGCATCCTATCCACATCGTTTAGGGCGTATTTTATTATGGTGGGGATCTTTTCAAGATACGATTCTTGCTTATCTTCCCAATATACTTGCAAATCTCATTCGTATTGAAAATGTTCCCGAACCTTATCAAATCCACAATGCTGGCTATGCAATCTATAATGGCGGATTCTTTGGACAAGGAGTTGGTGAAGGAATCTTAAAACTTGGTTTTTTAAGCGATGTACATACAGATATGGTATTAGCAGGATTAAGTGAAGAATTAGGATTTCTAGGATTTTTGATTTGCCTTATTTTATTTATATTAATTTTACTCCATATTTTGCGTATTGCTAACCGCATGGAAGAAAAACGACACTTCCTCTTTTGTATAGGAATCTGCTTGCTATTGGGAATTGCATTTTTTACTAATGCACTCGGAGTAACAGGGGCAATCCCTCTAAAAGGAATTGCTGTCCCCTTTCTCACATATGGCGGAAGCTCAATGCTCGCCAATTGTGTTGCTATAGGGCTGGTTCTTGCCCTATCTAAAAAAGCAAAAAATTTTTAA
- the tpx gene encoding thiol peroxidase, producing the protein MMKVKFHGQDVSLSGSVKQIGDMAPEVTLVGKDLSDVKVGGAQGKYQVINIVPSLDTGVCAVQARTFNKKASEIANAVVYVVSMDLPFAQGRFCSTEGIENLVVASDFRNRDFANAYGLRVAEGPLAGVLTRAVIVVDPQGKIVYQEICEEITNEPNYDAPLQNIK; encoded by the coding sequence ATTATGAAAGTAAAATTTCACGGACAAGATGTTAGTTTATCAGGAAGTGTAAAACAAATCGGTGATATGGCTCCAGAGGTGACTTTGGTGGGTAAAGATTTATCAGATGTAAAAGTAGGTGGTGCACAAGGTAAATATCAAGTAATCAATATTGTACCAAGCTTGGATACTGGTGTATGCGCGGTACAAGCAAGAACTTTTAATAAAAAAGCAAGTGAAATTGCTAATGCAGTGGTTTATGTAGTTTCTATGGATTTACCTTTTGCACAAGGAAGATTCTGTTCTACAGAAGGTATTGAAAATTTAGTTGTTGCGAGTGATTTTAGAAATCGAGATTTTGCAAATGCTTATGGGTTAAGAGTTGCGGAAGGACCATTAGCAGGTGTATTGACAAGAGCAGTGATTGTTGTAGATCCACAAGGCAAGATTGTTTATCAAGAAATTTGTGAAGAAATCACAAATGAGCCTAACTATGATGCTCCATTACAAAATATTAAGTAA
- a CDS encoding AI-2E family transporter, whose translation MKFKQVLLIFLFILSLGSIFYLYKDFLINILIAGLICIATFGIKQRLDYIFTSRFLNSILSVFILTLFFIVPLFFVVQQGVKFFSQFQVSQIMYYIDSSKEGLREFLATFPVVEKVFTNLTQDITSQNIANWGLKLSSHIGKESLSLVIDLGFIILFLFVFFYYGRSVYIYILKLSPLNVRESHHIFEEVVGVLKIVLFASIANVVLQGLFFGIFIYFFNFKYVLILGILYGIAALVPVVGGALVWIPLVGYELFLGNTWQAIGIAIYAIVFIGFVIDNLLKPLIIGFVNHRILSKPLNINEIIIFFAIFAGFSTFGFWGIIIGPAITAFFIAFVRLQRRLY comes from the coding sequence GTGAAATTCAAGCAAGTTCTTTTAATTTTTTTGTTTATCCTTTCTTTAGGAAGTATTTTTTACCTTTATAAAGATTTTCTTATAAATATTTTAATTGCGGGTCTGATTTGTATTGCAACTTTTGGAATTAAACAAAGGTTGGATTATATTTTTACTTCAAGATTCTTAAATTCTATTTTGAGTGTTTTTATTCTGACTTTGTTTTTTATTGTTCCTTTATTTTTTGTAGTACAACAGGGTGTCAAGTTTTTTTCACAATTTCAAGTTTCACAGATAATGTACTATATTGATTCTAGTAAAGAGGGATTAAGGGAATTTTTAGCAACTTTCCCTGTAGTAGAAAAAGTTTTTACAAATTTAACTCAAGATATTACTTCACAAAATATCGCAAACTGGGGATTAAAGTTGAGTTCTCATATTGGAAAGGAGAGTTTATCTCTTGTGATAGATTTGGGGTTTATTATTTTATTTTTATTTGTCTTTTTTTATTACGGTCGCAGTGTTTATATTTATATTTTAAAACTCAGCCCATTAAATGTTCGTGAAAGTCATCATATTTTTGAAGAGGTGGTTGGAGTATTAAAAATTGTACTTTTTGCTTCGATTGCAAATGTAGTTTTGCAAGGGTTATTTTTTGGAATTTTTATTTATTTTTTTAATTTTAAATATGTATTAATTTTAGGAATTTTGTATGGAATTGCAGCGCTTGTTCCTGTGGTGGGGGGAGCATTAGTATGGATTCCTCTTGTGGGATATGAATTGTTTTTAGGAAATACTTGGCAGGCGATTGGAATTGCAATTTATGCAATTGTCTTTATAGGCTTTGTAATTGATAATTTGCTAAAACCTTTGATTATTGGATTTGTAAATCATAGAATTTTGTCAAAACCTTTGAATATTAATGAAATTATTATATTTTTTGCAATTTTTGCAGGTTTTTCCACATTTGGATTTTGGGGTATTATTATTGGACCCGCTATTACAGCTTTTTTTATTGCTTTTGTTAGACTTCAAAGGAGATTGTATTAA
- a CDS encoding hexameric tyrosine-coordinated heme protein gives MKKILALTLGAAFCFAAPAPAHGPNHPPAHGPNHCEALPKEALVLVPGNSLITATPEEGRKLAITLAQHTIHNIQPCLNKLKEGRGKYSNNPADLIQAAQVIAAEFATIAAANNYWKK, from the coding sequence ATGAAAAAAATTTTAGCTTTAACTTTAGGTGCAGCGTTTTGTTTTGCAGCTCCAGCTCCAGCGCATGGTCCTAATCATCCTCCAGCACATGGTCCTAATCACTGTGAAGCACTTCCAAAAGAGGCACTAGTATTGGTTCCAGGAAATTCTCTTATTACGGCTACTCCAGAAGAGGGAAGAAAATTGGCAATTACATTAGCACAACATACAATTCATAATATCCAACCTTGTTTAAATAAACTTAAAGAAGGTAGAGGAAAATATTCTAATAATCCAGCAGATTTAATTCAGGCGGCACAAGTAATTGCAGCGGAATTTGCAACAATTGCAGCAGCAAATAATTATTGGAAAAAATAA
- the dapF gene encoding diaminopimelate epimerase produces MILEKYSGSGNDFLITHMCHYQNPNEIAKKLCDRHLGIGADGFIILRPHQKYAYEWLFFNSDGSSALMCGNASRCVGLYAFKHQLAASTHTFWAGKRAINIEVKDNNIVKTYLGKPSVIQTHYLQTSFNTTAYSVDTGVPHLVIFVPSQTMLPKFKTQELKELREKFDSNINIVYIKDLQTLFVATYERGVEDITLACGTGMAASSVVHQLIHKAPKQLTCIPPSQEILNFTLQDDGITFEGKVRYIATCIPSNL; encoded by the coding sequence ATGATTTTAGAGAAATACTCTGGTAGCGGAAATGATTTTTTAATCACACATATGTGTCATTACCAAAACCCAAATGAGATTGCCAAAAAGCTTTGTGATCGACATTTAGGAATCGGTGCAGATGGCTTTATTATATTAAGACCTCATCAAAAATATGCCTATGAGTGGCTATTTTTTAATTCTGATGGATCAAGCGCTTTGATGTGTGGTAATGCAAGTAGATGTGTAGGACTTTATGCTTTTAAACATCAATTAGCAGCTTCTACCCATACATTTTGGGCAGGAAAACGTGCAATTAATATAGAAGTAAAAGATAACAATATTGTAAAAACTTATCTCGGAAAACCTAGCGTTATCCAAACCCACTATTTACAAACAAGCTTTAACACTACTGCTTATAGTGTAGATACAGGAGTACCACATCTTGTGATTTTTGTCCCTTCACAAACCATGCTTCCCAAATTCAAAACACAAGAATTAAAAGAGCTTAGAGAGAAATTTGATTCTAATATTAATATCGTTTACATCAAAGATTTGCAAACTCTTTTTGTAGCAACTTATGAAAGAGGGGTGGAAGATATTACTCTGGCATGTGGAACAGGGATGGCAGCATCTAGCGTGGTACACCAACTTATTCACAAAGCACCAAAACAGCTCACCTGTATTCCACCTAGTCAAGAAATTTTAAATTTTACCCTACAAGATGATGGGATTACCTTTGAGGGAAAAGTTCGCTATATTGCTACCTGTATTCCATCAAATCTTTAA
- a CDS encoding thioredoxin family protein, whose protein sequence is MESITESNYEAKTRKGLVVVDFGASWCPDCVRIQPIMEVLSQEYAQKVQFFKVDIDAQEALKDRLNIRRIPTLLFLKDGVEVSERLVEPDNRMLIEKGIKELLG, encoded by the coding sequence ATGGAAAGTATTACAGAAAGCAATTATGAAGCAAAAACAAGAAAGGGTTTGGTTGTTGTAGATTTTGGGGCATCATGGTGCCCTGATTGTGTAAGAATTCAGCCGATTATGGAAGTGCTTTCTCAAGAATATGCACAAAAAGTGCAATTTTTCAAGGTAGATATTGATGCACAAGAAGCATTAAAAGATCGTTTAAATATTCGTAGAATTCCTACCTTATTATTTCTAAAAGATGGTGTTGAGGTTTCTGAGAGATTGGTAGAGCCTGATAATCGCATGTTGATTGAAAAGGGTATTAAGGAATTATTAGGTTAA
- a CDS encoding putative sulfate exporter family transporter, protein MKENEISKLNSINGILFVGVIVFASLYFANLEFIKNLHVSALLIGVIIGALLSPVFRKSKSSLEAGVIFSAKKLLRFGIVLYGFNVTLNEISSIGLPGFWISLIVVIGVFSIGSYIGVKFFGLDKETAMLVSGGSAICGAAAVLALESSIKSEPYKGIVAVGTVVIFGLLAMFLYPILYALFLHNYLSDTQMGIYIGATLHEVANVVGAGDAINQNASSVAITVKMIRVILLVPLLLLVPYLMMHNHQAGRKKQLHIPWFAFMFLFVVVLNSYIYSLLDGIVSAEVIAKIIDVLKFVCSLSLIFAMSALGLQIDLKKFAESGGKAFGLALVLFVLLLVGGFVLVKIFV, encoded by the coding sequence ATGAAAGAAAATGAGATTTCAAAGTTGAATAGTATTAATGGTATTTTATTTGTTGGGGTAATTGTTTTTGCATCTTTATATTTTGCAAATTTAGAATTTATAAAAAATCTTCATGTCTCTGCACTTCTTATTGGGGTTATTATTGGGGCATTGCTTTCACCAGTTTTTAGAAAGAGTAAGAGTAGTCTGGAAGCAGGCGTGATATTTAGTGCTAAGAAACTTTTACGTTTTGGAATTGTGCTTTATGGATTTAATGTTACGCTTAATGAAATTAGCAGTATTGGTTTACCTGGCTTTTGGATTTCTTTGATTGTGGTAATCGGGGTTTTTTCTATTGGTAGCTATATTGGTGTGAAATTTTTTGGCTTAGATAAGGAAACTGCAATGCTTGTTAGTGGAGGAAGTGCAATTTGTGGCGCAGCAGCAGTTTTAGCATTAGAATCTTCTATAAAATCTGAACCTTATAAAGGAATTGTTGCAGTTGGGACAGTGGTGATTTTTGGTTTATTGGCTATGTTTTTATATCCAATTTTATACGCATTGTTTTTACATAATTATTTAAGTGATACGCAAATGGGTATCTATATTGGTGCGACTTTGCATGAAGTGGCAAATGTGGTGGGTGCAGGAGATGCAATTAATCAAAATGCTAGCAGCGTGGCAATTACTGTGAAAATGATTCGTGTGATTTTATTGGTTCCTTTGCTTTTATTAGTGCCATATTTGATGATGCACAATCACCAGGCAGGAAGAAAGAAACAATTACATATTCCATGGTTTGCCTTCATGTTTTTGTTTGTAGTAGTGTTAAATTCTTATATTTATTCTTTATTAGATGGGATAGTTTCAGCAGAAGTAATTGCAAAAATTATTGATGTATTGAAATTTGTTTGTAGTCTTTCTTTGATTTTTGCAATGAGTGCGCTTGGATTGCAAATTGATCTAAAAAAATTTGCAGAATCGGGAGGAAAGGCATTTGGATTGGCATTAGTATTATTTGTTTTATTGCTTGTTGGTGGTTTTGTTTTGGTAAAAATATTTGTTTAA
- a CDS encoding PaaI family thioesterase has protein sequence MDEGLEISPSLIKPKDKLLICNAINSDLCGELKDIQEGSAQVVFTASSIMLSDGEKSIHMGFVFNSASYAALCAINKRNSIVIASDIKFLAPVELGHEILFKATALQNGFKKCEVKVEGFLLDIKIFEGMFYIAIFDKKLFKLKLMEDKDERK, from the coding sequence ATGGATGAGGGTTTGGAAATATCTCCTTCTTTAATTAAGCCAAAAGATAAGTTATTAATTTGCAATGCAATTAATTCTGATTTATGTGGCGAGTTAAAAGATATTCAAGAAGGTAGTGCTCAAGTTGTTTTCACGGCTTCTTCTATTATGTTAAGTGATGGTGAAAAATCTATCCATATGGGGTTTGTTTTTAATAGTGCATCTTATGCAGCATTATGTGCGATTAATAAAAGAAATAGTATTGTTATTGCCTCAGATATTAAATTTTTAGCTCCTGTGGAATTAGGGCATGAGATTTTATTTAAAGCTACAGCCTTGCAAAACGGCTTTAAAAAATGTGAGGTAAAAGTAGAAGGATTTTTGTTAGATATTAAAATTTTTGAAGGTATGTTTTATATTGCAATTTTTGATAAAAAGTTGTTTAAATTAAAATTAATGGAGGATAAGGATGAAAGAAAATGA
- the cmoB gene encoding tRNA 5-methoxyuridine(34)/uridine 5-oxyacetic acid(34) synthase CmoB, whose product MILNNPNLQKLFISLQDLPKISASYFCEDGVKIKLENATPKEKEQIAMVAKNLKPWRKGPFYLGELFIDSEWRSFVKWNQIAPFVDLKDKDVADIGCNNGYYLFEMLKHQPKSLVGFDPGEIFYIQFHFINHFLKTNIVYELLGVDDLREYKKKFDVIFCLGVLYHRSDPIKALKSLAQGLKNDGELILDTLIIDHELEFALCPKKSYAKMKNVYFIPSIPALLAWCDKAKLELVEILNIKETTLDEQRKTEWIDTLSLDSFLDLQKQQTIEGYPLPKRAYFKFKRMKHG is encoded by the coding sequence ATGATTTTGAATAATCCTAATTTGCAAAAACTTTTTATATCTCTACAGGATTTACCAAAGATTTCTGCAAGTTATTTTTGCGAAGATGGTGTTAAAATTAAACTAGAAAATGCAACTCCAAAAGAAAAAGAACAAATTGCAATGGTGGCAAAAAATTTAAAACCTTGGCGTAAGGGGCCATTTTATCTAGGAGAATTATTTATCGATAGTGAGTGGCGAAGTTTTGTAAAATGGAATCAAATTGCTCCATTTGTGGATTTAAAAGATAAAGATGTTGCAGATATTGGCTGTAATAATGGTTATTATCTTTTTGAAATGTTAAAACATCAGCCAAAATCTTTGGTGGGCTTTGACCCAGGGGAGATTTTTTATATACAATTTCATTTTATCAACCACTTTTTAAAGACAAATATTGTTTATGAACTGCTTGGGGTAGATGATTTGCGTGAATATAAAAAAAAGTTTGATGTAATTTTTTGCTTGGGGGTATTATATCATCGTAGCGATCCCATTAAAGCACTAAAATCTCTTGCGCAAGGGTTAAAAAATGATGGTGAATTAATTTTGGATACCTTGATTATTGATCATGAATTAGAATTTGCACTATGTCCAAAAAAAAGTTATGCTAAAATGAAAAATGTATATTTTATCCCATCAATTCCTGCTTTGTTGGCATGGTGTGATAAGGCAAAGTTGGAATTAGTGGAGATTTTAAATATCAAAGAAACGACCTTAGATGAGCAACGCAAGACTGAATGGATTGATACTTTAAGTTTAGATTCTTTTTTAGACTTGCAGAAGCAACAAACTATTGAGGGGTATCCGCTTCCCAAAAGGGCTTATTTTAAATTTAAAAGGATGAAACATGGATGA